From one Treponema denticola genomic stretch:
- a CDS encoding ABC transporter permease, translating to MKEFLCLFLAQLKRILKNITNASMLIIFPFAMIILIFVIRFVLDPKDTDDLETKKTDYTVQMGEVGYFVDDTGDIWKNFFAGSESTVRPENREEELAKVKEKLATGKIPGFIIIPKDFSEKISKNEKPELEIFKTEESIILDNRIQALNLSINAYLLNNFIKSSSLAENEENLLNKNINIVFKTQDNKNIISLGLKIMTLLVLYIIIFGSTAIVTDLIKFRETKMLARAIISPNSEFKIVGSFLLAFVFIQVVVNMIVFISATIIFKLEITGLPLIFLAVVSTSFFALSIAILIARIFKKESQLALASNITSLLTIVLFFLAIISVMPFVSIPPVFKNISMFSPLYWLMEMLDKEKLFPNILIVWAMTAAIFTAGSWKIKEFNNEIN from the coding sequence ATGAAAGAATTCTTATGTTTATTTTTAGCACAGCTAAAAAGAATACTAAAAAATATAACTAATGCAAGTATGTTGATTATTTTCCCTTTTGCAATGATAATTCTTATTTTTGTAATAAGATTTGTTCTTGATCCGAAAGATACCGATGATTTGGAAACTAAAAAGACCGATTATACCGTTCAAATGGGTGAGGTAGGCTATTTTGTCGATGATACGGGAGATATATGGAAAAACTTTTTTGCCGGTTCCGAGTCTACAGTCCGTCCTGAAAATAGAGAAGAAGAATTAGCAAAGGTTAAGGAAAAACTTGCAACCGGAAAAATACCCGGTTTTATAATTATACCTAAAGATTTTTCCGAAAAAATTTCAAAAAATGAAAAGCCTGAACTTGAAATTTTCAAAACAGAAGAAAGCATTATTCTTGATAATAGAATTCAAGCACTCAATTTAAGTATCAATGCTTATCTTTTAAATAATTTTATTAAAAGTTCAAGCCTAGCCGAAAATGAAGAAAATCTTTTAAACAAAAATATAAATATTGTATTTAAAACACAGGATAATAAAAATATTATAAGTCTAGGTTTAAAAATAATGACCTTGCTTGTATTGTATATAATCATTTTCGGCTCTACAGCGATTGTAACCGACTTAATAAAATTTAGGGAAACAAAGATGTTGGCACGCGCAATAATAAGCCCAAACTCCGAATTTAAAATAGTGGGAAGCTTTTTATTAGCCTTTGTATTTATTCAAGTGGTAGTAAATATGATAGTCTTTATTTCTGCAACAATAATATTTAAATTAGAGATTACGGGACTTCCCTTGATATTCTTAGCCGTGGTTTCAACAAGTTTTTTTGCTCTATCCATAGCTATTTTAATAGCAAGAATTTTTAAAAAGGAATCTCAACTGGCTCTTGCTTCGAATATAACAAGTCTTCTTACAATAGTCTTATTTTTCCTTGCTATTATTTCTGTAATGCCCTTTGTTTCAATTCCGCCTGTGTTTAAAAATATTTCCATGTTTTCGCCTCTATATTGGCTGATGGAAATGCTGGATAAAGAAAAACTTTTTCCAAACATATTGATAGTCTGGGCGATGACTGCCGCTATTTTTACAGCCGGAAGCTGGAAAATAAAAGAGTTTAACAACGAGATAAATTAA
- a CDS encoding ABC transporter ATP-binding protein produces the protein MKILEVKDVSKKYGKKQVLSGVSFDIEEGDIFGLIGPNGAGKSTLINIITGILDPLNGEVLIGGHSIKKKPIEAKRLIGLVPQELALSEDISAIDNLNFFASLYGLSGKKLKEAVNEALEVAGLTEKKKEKVKKFSGGMKRRLNLAAAIMHKPRLLILDEPTVGIDPQSRNNIFEYLRRVNSQEKTTILYTSHYMEEVEELCKNIFVIDEGREIAYGTLNSVKEKANGTVTLEIKADNINEDLIEKIRLLDGALNVEKEAGTLNILYERNKVNLDELIKILQTSGAVIKAIQINELNLGEVFLQLTGKKLRE, from the coding sequence ATGAAAATATTGGAAGTTAAGGATGTATCAAAAAAATACGGAAAAAAACAGGTTCTTTCAGGTGTTTCTTTTGATATTGAAGAAGGCGATATCTTCGGTTTAATCGGGCCTAACGGAGCCGGAAAATCGACCCTGATAAATATAATAACCGGAATATTGGATCCGCTAAACGGAGAGGTGCTTATAGGCGGACACAGTATCAAAAAAAAGCCTATAGAAGCAAAAAGGCTGATAGGTCTTGTACCTCAAGAACTTGCCTTATCGGAGGATATATCGGCAATCGACAACCTCAATTTTTTTGCAAGCCTATACGGTCTTTCAGGGAAAAAATTAAAAGAAGCTGTAAACGAGGCCTTGGAAGTGGCCGGCTTAACCGAAAAGAAAAAAGAAAAGGTGAAAAAATTTTCAGGCGGTATGAAAAGAAGACTCAACCTTGCTGCAGCCATTATGCATAAACCCCGTCTTTTAATTTTAGATGAACCCACGGTAGGTATTGACCCTCAGTCAAGGAACAATATCTTTGAATATCTGCGTAGGGTAAATTCTCAAGAGAAAACTACAATTCTTTATACCTCCCACTACATGGAAGAAGTCGAAGAACTTTGCAAAAATATCTTTGTAATCGATGAAGGAAGAGAGATTGCCTACGGCACCCTTAATTCCGTAAAGGAAAAGGCCAACGGAACCGTAACTCTCGAAATAAAGGCCGACAACATAAATGAAGACCTAATAGAAAAAATCCGTCTTTTGGATGGGGCCTTAAATGTAGAAAAAGAAGCAGGCACCTTGAATATCCTTTACGAACGAAACAAGGTCAATCTTGATGAGCTTATTAAAATTTTGCAAACATCCGGAGCCGTAATCAAGGCCATACAAATAAATGAGCTGAATTTAGGTGAGGTGTTTTTACAGCTCACAGGGAAAAAATTGCGTGAGTAG
- a CDS encoding ABC transporter permease, translating to MKAFLKITLIAVKDNFITFILVYLCLPIFFVGYNGFLRKSDFKAETKEQAISVFLDDEDKTFLSEQLTGALNSNILKDFIKIEDETNAKYKIKIPKGYQTAVEENKEFDILIIGKEKSSASISVLSNIIKNISSSINGNYKMTKAITASDQSTELMNQYLNIQKEAAKPIGKILMHPALHSMSSYEVYAISITIILFFMFVMEILTPSYKKKMAGLTLRINSIPKSSTYIFNAQIISIALKVFIAITIYLLIFRLLKVSFMGNLILLFIYAASFSIVTGSVACSLVSINKQEIVYAITMIIFFVFGVLGSVLFSIPNENKIAKLFFKYNISQIITNPLKNIVVENSFGGMIGSLLIMLTFGAVFYILGLLMVSFKKTEI from the coding sequence ATGAAAGCATTTTTAAAAATTACGCTTATAGCGGTAAAAGATAACTTTATTACCTTTATTTTAGTCTACCTTTGTCTTCCAATTTTTTTTGTAGGCTATAACGGGTTTTTGAGAAAATCGGATTTTAAGGCTGAAACTAAAGAACAGGCTATTTCAGTTTTTTTAGATGATGAAGATAAGACTTTTTTATCGGAACAGCTGACCGGTGCTTTAAATTCAAATATCTTAAAAGATTTTATAAAAATTGAAGATGAAACAAATGCAAAATATAAAATCAAAATTCCCAAAGGCTATCAAACCGCAGTTGAAGAAAATAAAGAGTTTGATATTTTAATTATCGGTAAAGAAAAGTCTTCGGCATCAATTAGTGTTTTATCGAATATAATTAAAAATATAAGCAGTTCCATTAACGGGAATTATAAAATGACTAAGGCGATTACAGCTTCCGATCAATCTACGGAGCTTATGAATCAGTATCTTAATATTCAAAAAGAAGCGGCTAAACCTATAGGCAAAATTCTTATGCACCCGGCTCTTCACAGTATGTCAAGTTATGAAGTCTATGCAATATCCATAACTATCATTTTATTCTTTATGTTTGTTATGGAAATCCTTACTCCCTCATATAAGAAAAAGATGGCCGGTCTTACCCTGCGCATTAACTCAATACCTAAAAGCTCGACCTATATCTTTAATGCTCAAATAATAAGTATAGCCTTAAAAGTATTTATTGCTATAACAATTTATCTTTTAATCTTTAGATTGTTAAAAGTTTCTTTTATGGGAAATCTCATTCTGCTTTTTATATACGCTGCAAGTTTTTCCATTGTAACCGGAAGCGTTGCTTGTTCACTGGTAAGCATTAATAAACAAGAAATTGTATATGCAATAACCATGATCATATTTTTTGTTTTCGGTGTTTTAGGATCTGTCCTTTTCTCAATTCCAAATGAAAACAAAATCGCGAAACTATTTTTTAAATATAACATTTCCCAAATTATAACTAATCCTCTTAAGAACATTGTTGTGGAAAATTCTTTTGGAGGAATGATAGGCAGTTTGCTTATAATGCTCACCTTTGGCGCAGTATTTTATATTCTGGGTTTACTGATGGTAAGTTTTAAAAAAACGGAAATTTAA
- a CDS encoding sensor histidine kinase encodes MKNKFFIFIHYFLITSSLIQISVNGDRITGIQFLLYLCFIILFNLRLFYINRKTLFFILCLIDWTLCFFLHITGLVIPFLIFLIPLIDSFYYNSKPYTYILGIIGLAVCIFSLRNFDMGIIINYTALFILSGGVLEYFKLNQNKIIFSQNKIEELNIQKEELLNSIHDLEIYNESIEDLMTLKERNRISREIHDSVGHGLSTMIIQLNALYAAAKNNNNDLPQKILDLNAFAKKNLEEVRFALRELKPVDYNKYEIIILVHNLIGEFKKMTNINVQFTFSKDIWSLNEKQSHAVYKAAQEFLSNSAKYSNASKITIHFSYTETSLIVTMKDNGIGCTDIKKGIGLKAIEERVKETDGTVYYESLPAVKGFFMRLAFFKNKAL; translated from the coding sequence ATGAAAAATAAGTTCTTTATTTTTATTCATTATTTTTTAATAACATCAAGTCTCATTCAAATAAGCGTAAACGGAGATAGGATTACCGGAATTCAGTTTTTATTATATCTTTGTTTTATTATACTGTTTAATCTTAGACTCTTTTATATAAACAGGAAAACTCTTTTTTTTATTCTTTGTTTAATCGATTGGACTCTTTGTTTTTTTCTACATATTACAGGGCTAGTAATTCCTTTCCTTATATTTTTAATTCCCTTGATAGACAGTTTTTATTATAATTCAAAGCCTTATACCTACATATTGGGAATAATAGGACTTGCAGTCTGTATATTTTCACTAAGAAATTTTGATATGGGAATAATCATAAACTACACGGCCCTTTTTATTTTAAGCGGAGGGGTTTTGGAATATTTTAAACTAAATCAAAATAAAATTATTTTTTCCCAAAATAAAATAGAAGAATTAAACATTCAAAAAGAAGAGCTTTTAAATTCCATTCATGATTTGGAAATCTACAATGAGTCGATAGAAGATCTTATGACCTTAAAAGAAAGAAACCGCATCTCCAGAGAAATACATGACAGCGTAGGACACGGACTTTCTACAATGATTATTCAACTAAATGCACTCTATGCCGCTGCAAAGAACAACAACAATGATTTACCTCAAAAAATTTTAGATTTAAATGCCTTTGCTAAAAAGAACTTAGAAGAAGTCAGGTTTGCTCTGAGAGAATTAAAACCGGTAGATTATAATAAGTATGAGATAATAATCCTAGTTCACAATCTGATAGGGGAATTTAAAAAAATGACAAATATCAATGTACAGTTTACTTTTTCAAAAGATATTTGGAGTTTAAACGAAAAACAAAGTCATGCAGTATATAAGGCGGCTCAGGAATTTCTATCCAATTCTGCAAAGTACAGCAATGCTTCAAAAATTACGATTCACTTTTCCTATACCGAAACCTCCCTCATAGTTACTATGAAGGACAATGGGATCGGCTGTACCGACATCAAAAAAGGAATAGGCTTAAAAGCTATCGAAGAAAGAGTAAAAGAAACGGACGGAACGGTTTATTATGAAAGTCTTCCTGCCGTAAAAGGCTTTTTTATGCGTTTGGCATTTTTTAAAAATAAGGCTCTTTAA